A portion of the Musa acuminata AAA Group cultivar baxijiao chromosome BXJ1-1, Cavendish_Baxijiao_AAA, whole genome shotgun sequence genome contains these proteins:
- the LOC103986333 gene encoding uncharacterized protein LOC103986333, which produces MDAIQTAKRRAMRRYRRLQRIGTLLRCLEASAALLLLSWSSARIPAGFLRQLASVLLSSRFVFLLANAIVLLLLADSGRKFPASPNSSSGDFYEEFLETRSSRLSCPLPPPPVAVVFEDKAVCVEMRADQRSQSDRVDPRRGAPPELRGDKTQVTEEEIPADAEEFRRAVEAFIAKQTKFHLQERMAIVSAPAPLNCSVGSPEPTILQQ; this is translated from the coding sequence ATGGACGCGATCCAAACGGCGAAAAGGAGGGCGATGCGGCGTTACCGCCGGCTCCAACGGATCGGAACGCTGCTCCGCTGCCTCGAGGCCTCCgctgctctcctcctcctctcctggtCCTCCGCCCGCATCCCCGCCGGTTTCCTCCGCCAACTCGCCTCCGTCCTCCTCAGCTCCCGCTTCGTCTTCCTCCTCGCCAACGCCATCGTTCTACTCCTCCTCGCCGACTCCGGCCGGAAATTTCCCGCCTCTCCCAACTCCTCCTCCGGCGATTTCTACGAGGAGTTCCTCGAGACCCGCAGCAGCCGGCTCTCCTGCCCCCTCCCACCGCCACCGGTGGCGGTGGTGTTCGAGGACAAGGCGGTGTGCGTGGAGATGCGCGCAGACCAGCGGAGCCAGTCGGACAGGGTGGATCCTCGCAGGGGGGCGCCACCCGAGCTCCGGGGCGACAAGACGCAGGTGACGGAGGAGGAGATTCCGGCGGACGCGGAGGAGTTCCGGCGCGCAGTGGAGGCGTTCATCGCGAAACAGACCAAGTTTCACCTGCAGGAGCGCATGGCCATCGTCTCGGCGCCCGCGCCCTTAAACTGTTCCGTGGGATCACCAGAACCGACTATTTTGCAAcaataa